The Microbulbifer hydrolyticus genome has a segment encoding these proteins:
- the greB gene encoding transcription elongation factor GreB produces the protein MGRWRPPRPRGSRYITPEGAARMRAEVRQLWEVERPRVTQAVSDAAKLGDRSENADYIYGKKRLREIDSRVRFLTKRLEEITVVDRIPDDREKVFFGAWVTLEDDDGKTVRYRIVGPDEFNVKEGLISMDSPVARALIGKRLDDEIEVQQMEQWVTYYIVEIDYPDPPEI, from the coding sequence ATGGGACGCTGGAGACCACCGCGTCCAAGAGGCTCGCGCTATATCACCCCCGAGGGTGCTGCGCGCATGCGTGCGGAAGTCCGACAACTGTGGGAAGTGGAACGCCCGCGGGTGACCCAGGCCGTGAGTGACGCGGCCAAACTCGGCGACCGCAGTGAGAATGCGGATTACATTTACGGCAAAAAAAGATTGCGGGAAATCGACAGTCGGGTGCGCTTTCTCACCAAACGGCTGGAAGAAATCACCGTGGTGGACCGTATCCCGGACGATCGCGAAAAAGTATTTTTCGGAGCCTGGGTAACCCTGGAAGACGACGATGGAAAGACCGTGCGCTACCGCATTGTCGGTCCGGATGAATTCAATGTGAAGGAAGGCCTGATATCGATGGATTCACCGGTGGCACGCGCGCTGATCGGCAAGCGACTGGATGACGAGATCGAGGTCCAGCAGATGGAGCAATGGGTCACCTACTACATTGTCGAGATAGATTACCCCGATCCGCCCGAGATTTAA
- a CDS encoding alpha/beta hydrolase family protein, translated as MTSSRTTDTAHRQTAPYGSWASAINAELLTAGNVRLSEARQFAGKAYWLESRPAEKGRSVLVECDLKDAARPKRDLLPSPLSVRSKAHEYGGGVYVIGNGQAYFVLAADQRIYRMPLEGEVPEPVTPEGPYHYADLQIDLRRNRLLCVQEDESDKRREAVARLIAIDLSQPEGDAQITVLAEGADFYSNPALSPDGLRLSYLQWDHPDMPWDATRLMLAELDENGEIAKVRQIAGGGNESIFQPQWSPSGQLFYVSDRNNWWNIYRAGSEQPLWEKPAEFATPQWVFGMSTYGFLSDSEIFCTYTEQGIWRLALIDLNTGQPQPLEHPGCDFESISCADGRALFIASGPADFPSVSLYDGDKNAFSVIASSSAAPVEPKWFSRAQPISFEKDGREVHGFYYPPCNPDFQAPAEEKPPLIVFGHGGPTGATSAGLNLKVQYWTSRGFAILDVNYSGSTGYGRTYRDRLKDNWGILDVEDVCAGAEYLVEQGLADANRLLIKGGSAGGYTVLAALTFHDTFSAGASHYGIGDLTTLARDTHKFESRYLDKLVGPWPKAEAIYQARSPLNHIEQLDCPVIFFQGMEDKVVPPNQAETMVTALRQRGVPVSYITFAEEGHGFRAASSIKMALDGELEFYSRVFGFPLPQPGPGISIDNLSESR; from the coding sequence ATGACCTCATCCAGAACGACAGACACCGCACACCGCCAGACCGCACCCTATGGCAGCTGGGCATCTGCCATCAATGCCGAGTTGCTGACTGCTGGCAATGTGCGCTTGAGTGAGGCCCGGCAATTTGCGGGCAAGGCCTACTGGCTCGAATCCCGTCCGGCAGAAAAAGGCCGTTCGGTGCTTGTGGAGTGCGACCTGAAAGATGCGGCGCGCCCAAAACGCGACCTGCTCCCGTCACCGTTGAGCGTGCGCTCTAAAGCACACGAATACGGCGGCGGCGTCTACGTCATTGGCAATGGTCAGGCGTACTTCGTGCTCGCTGCCGACCAGCGAATTTATCGTATGCCTCTTGAGGGCGAAGTTCCCGAACCGGTCACACCGGAAGGCCCCTACCACTATGCCGATTTGCAGATTGACCTCCGGCGAAACCGCCTGCTGTGCGTACAGGAAGACGAAAGTGACAAGAGGCGCGAAGCCGTTGCGCGCTTGATCGCCATTGACCTCTCCCAGCCAGAGGGCGACGCGCAGATCACGGTACTGGCAGAAGGTGCCGATTTTTATTCCAATCCCGCCCTGAGCCCGGACGGACTGCGGCTCAGCTACCTGCAATGGGACCACCCGGATATGCCCTGGGATGCCACCAGGTTGATGCTCGCGGAGCTGGACGAAAATGGCGAGATTGCAAAAGTGCGGCAGATCGCTGGTGGCGGAAACGAATCCATATTCCAACCCCAGTGGTCCCCCTCCGGACAGCTGTTCTACGTATCCGACAGAAACAACTGGTGGAATATATATCGCGCAGGTAGCGAGCAACCGCTGTGGGAAAAGCCCGCCGAATTTGCCACGCCGCAATGGGTATTCGGCATGTCGACCTACGGTTTTCTGAGTGACAGCGAGATTTTCTGTACTTATACAGAACAAGGCATCTGGCGGCTGGCGTTGATCGACCTGAATACCGGGCAGCCGCAGCCTCTGGAACACCCGGGGTGTGACTTTGAAAGTATCAGTTGCGCCGATGGACGCGCGCTGTTTATTGCCAGTGGCCCAGCGGACTTCCCCAGTGTTTCCCTCTACGACGGCGACAAAAACGCTTTTTCCGTGATTGCCAGCAGTAGCGCCGCCCCGGTCGAACCCAAATGGTTTTCCCGTGCGCAACCGATCTCGTTTGAAAAGGACGGGCGTGAAGTGCACGGTTTCTACTATCCACCGTGTAACCCGGATTTCCAGGCGCCGGCGGAGGAAAAACCACCGCTGATCGTGTTCGGACACGGCGGACCGACCGGTGCCACCTCCGCAGGCCTTAACCTCAAGGTCCAGTACTGGACCAGCCGTGGCTTCGCCATCCTCGATGTGAATTATTCCGGGAGCACCGGATACGGGCGCACCTACCGGGACCGCCTGAAAGACAACTGGGGCATTCTCGATGTCGAGGATGTCTGCGCCGGTGCCGAGTACCTGGTCGAACAGGGACTGGCTGACGCCAATCGCCTGCTAATCAAGGGTGGCAGCGCCGGCGGCTACACGGTACTGGCCGCACTGACGTTTCACGATACCTTTTCCGCGGGTGCCAGCCATTATGGTATCGGTGACCTGACTACCCTCGCCCGGGACACTCACAAGTTCGAGTCGCGCTATCTCGACAAACTGGTCGGCCCCTGGCCCAAGGCGGAAGCAATTTACCAGGCCCGTTCGCCCCTCAATCACATTGAACAGCTGGATTGCCCAGTCATCTTTTTTCAGGGCATGGAAGACAAGGTTGTTCCACCAAACCAGGCCGAAACCATGGTGACCGCGTTGCGCCAGCGCGGCGTTCCCGTGTCCTATATTACGTTTGCCGAAGAAGGCCACGGCTTCCGCGCCGCCAGCAGCATCAAAATGGCGCTGGATGGGGAGCTGGAATTCTACAGTCGCGTATTTGGATTTCCCTTGCCGCAGCCGGGCCCGGGAATCTCCATCGATAACCTGAGTGAGAGCCGCTGA
- a CDS encoding alanine/glycine:cation symporter family protein encodes MQAILDSLTALVNGGNQVTWGGIGGYWWLGILIAALLPAGIFFTVRTGVVQIRAFGHMLKVMARSFRKESDDSVSSFEAFATSAAARVGTGNIAGVAVAITSGGPGAVFWMWMVALVGMATSLIENTLAQTFKERGEVAGTFRGGPAYYIDKGLGKKWKWLSIVFSIFLVICFGFFFNAVQANAMAEAIQAAWGFNPLLVGGAIAVLAASIVFGGIQSIGRFAGIVVPIMALCYITVALAIVVMNIGRLPEIFGIILGNAFGAQEMGAGAFGAVVASGIKRGLFSNEAGMGSSPNVGAAADVKHPVVQGYVQMASVFLDTMMICTATAAIILLSNVELGGMVEGVTLTQAALASEVGAWGNSFIATALLFFAFTSIIANYYYAETNIFYLWHTRTSIFCYRVLYIFFILFGSWVAFTGSSSNFQLLWNMADMSMGFMATANLLAILLLSGTAIKVFSDYENQRRRGIEEPVFDAREHNIPGVEVDVWTPAAGARLKR; translated from the coding sequence ATGCAGGCGATACTCGACAGCTTGACTGCACTGGTCAATGGCGGAAATCAGGTTACCTGGGGTGGCATCGGTGGCTACTGGTGGCTGGGTATTCTCATAGCCGCGTTACTGCCCGCGGGAATCTTTTTTACGGTCCGAACCGGCGTCGTCCAGATCCGTGCATTCGGCCATATGTTGAAAGTGATGGCGCGGAGTTTCCGTAAGGAAAGCGACGACTCGGTGTCATCCTTTGAGGCTTTTGCTACCAGTGCAGCAGCCCGTGTGGGAACCGGCAATATCGCCGGCGTGGCGGTAGCCATTACTTCAGGCGGGCCCGGTGCGGTTTTCTGGATGTGGATGGTGGCACTGGTGGGCATGGCAACCAGCCTGATAGAAAACACCCTGGCGCAGACCTTTAAAGAGCGCGGCGAAGTGGCTGGTACCTTTCGCGGTGGCCCCGCGTATTACATCGACAAAGGTCTCGGGAAAAAGTGGAAGTGGCTGTCGATCGTCTTTTCTATTTTTCTGGTGATTTGCTTCGGGTTCTTTTTCAATGCTGTCCAGGCCAATGCAATGGCGGAAGCGATACAGGCAGCCTGGGGCTTCAACCCGCTGCTGGTCGGTGGTGCGATAGCGGTGCTGGCGGCATCGATCGTATTTGGTGGCATACAGTCTATTGGTCGTTTTGCGGGTATTGTGGTGCCGATAATGGCGCTCTGCTACATCACCGTGGCGCTGGCGATTGTGGTGATGAATATCGGTCGTCTGCCAGAAATTTTCGGCATCATCCTGGGGAACGCATTTGGCGCGCAGGAAATGGGTGCCGGCGCATTTGGTGCTGTAGTGGCCAGCGGAATCAAGCGCGGACTTTTTTCGAATGAGGCTGGAATGGGGTCGTCTCCCAATGTGGGAGCCGCTGCGGATGTGAAGCATCCGGTGGTTCAGGGCTATGTACAGATGGCTTCCGTTTTTCTGGACACAATGATGATCTGTACTGCCACCGCCGCGATCATTTTGTTAAGCAATGTCGAGCTGGGCGGGATGGTAGAGGGGGTGACCCTGACCCAGGCTGCGCTGGCCAGTGAGGTTGGTGCCTGGGGCAACAGTTTTATCGCGACCGCGCTGCTGTTTTTTGCATTTACCTCGATTATTGCCAATTACTACTACGCCGAAACCAATATCTTCTACTTGTGGCATACCCGGACGTCGATTTTCTGCTATCGCGTGCTGTATATCTTTTTCATTTTGTTCGGTTCCTGGGTGGCGTTCACTGGCAGTTCGAGCAATTTCCAGCTGTTATGGAATATGGCGGATATGTCGATGGGCTTTATGGCGACGGCCAACCTGTTGGCAATTTTGTTACTGTCTGGCACCGCAATCAAGGTGTTTTCAGACTACGAAAACCAGAGAAGGCGCGGTATCGAGGAGCCTGTTTTCGATGCGCGCGAGCACAATATTCCAGGAGTCGAAGTGGACGTCTGGACTCCGGCCGCCGGGGCGCGCCTCAAGCGCTGA